A stretch of DNA from Luteitalea sp.:
GCTCGCTCGACGTCGACGGGCTACGGCGCAACGTTGAGGCACTGGCGGCGCATCCGTTCTGTGGTCTCGTGGCCGCCGGGGGCACCGGTGAGCTCTACTCGTTGTCGGAGGCAGAGCACCGGCTAGTGGTTGAGACGTCGGTGCAGGCTATCGGTGGCCGCATGCCTGTGATTGCCGGTGTGGGCGGCAGCATCGCGCTCGCATGTGAGCAGGCGCGGCAGGCGGCCGCGGCTGGTGCTGCCGGCATTCTCGCATTGCCCCCGTACTATCCGGAAGCCGACGAGACCGGGCTGGTGGCCTACTATCGCGGTATTGGCGCCTCCACGGCGCTCGGTCTGCTCGTCTACAGTCGTGATTGGGTGAATCCGGGCCCTGCGTTCGTAGAGCGAGTAGCGAACATCCCAACGCTCATCGCCTGGAAGGATGGTCAAGGCAACATTCGGCGCTACCAGATCATCATGGCCTCGATTGGCGATCGCCTCCACTGGATCGGCGGGGCCGGCGACGATCTCGTTCCCGCATACTATCGCCTCGGGATCCGAACCTACACGTCCAGCATCTCCAACATCGCGCCACGGCTCTCGCTGGCGCTCCACGAGACGGCGGCCGCGGGCGATGAGGCGGCTCTCCAGCAGTTGATGACTCGTTACGTCATCC
This window harbors:
- a CDS encoding 5-dehydro-4-deoxyglucarate dehydratase; translated protein: MTPSALRDRLTGVIAFPVTPFLADGSLDVDGLRRNVEALAAHPFCGLVAAGGTGELYSLSEAEHRLVVETSVQAIGGRMPVIAGVGGSIALACEQARQAAAAGAAGILALPPYYPEADETGLVAYYRGIGASTALGLLVYSRDWVNPGPAFVERVANIPTLIAWKDGQGNIRRYQIIMASIGDRLHWIGGAGDDLVPAYYRLGIRTYTSSISNIAPRLSLALHETAAAGDEAALQQLMTRYVIPLYAFRARRKGYEVAVMKAMMALLGFAAGPVRPPLVEVTDTERDELAKMLDGWKDYL